CGTCTCCTGCGTGGTCCAGGCACCGAAGAGCGCAGGGTCCACGGCCGGGGTCCAGCCGGGCCGGTAGACATCCCCGGCGCGCATGATCCGGGTCAGCCGGTGCACCCAGGGGACGGATGTATCGAGATAGTTGGCCACCACGGCCAACACTCCCCCGGGCCGAAGAATCCGGCGCACCTCCTGCTGGACCAGCGCGTCATCGAACCAGTGCCAGGCCTGGGCCGCGACGACGACGTCGCAGCTCGCCTCCTCCAGACCGGTCGCCTCCGCCGTGGTCCGGTGCACCTGAAGGCGCGGGCTCGTCTGATTCCGGAGCAGCTCCGCGCTGCGTGCTGCGAGCACCTCGGTCATCGCGATCGAGGGCTCCACCGCATGGACGTCGGCCCCGTGCTCGAGCAGCGCTCGGGTGAGGATTCCGGTGCCGGCGCCGAGATCGGCGACCACGGGGTGGGCTGCGGGCGAGAGCGCCAACATCCTCGCCACCACCTCGCGCGGATAGCGCGGCCGGACGGCGTCATAACGCCAGGCCTCCTGCAGGGAGGTGTCCGTGGAGAAGGAGGCGCCGAGCCGTCGTCGTCGGTCGGGGTCGGTGATCAGCGCCGGCTGACCGGGACGTGACTTGGGACGGGATGGCACAGGAGCCGCCGCTAGTCGATGGGGAGCCCGGCGAGGACCTGGCGGGTCTGCGCCACGTCCTGGTGCATCTGCTCCACCAGTTTCGCCGCACCCTCATAGGCGACCATCCCGCGCAGCCGCTGAACGAACTCCACGCGCACGTGCTGGCCGTAGAGGTCGAAGTCTTCGACCGCCTCGGTGGGCCGGTCGATGACATGGGACTCCACCACGCGTTCGAGCCCGTGGAAGGTGGGGTTCGAGCCCACCGAGATGGCCGCGGGCCAGCGTGCTCCGGCGGCGTCCTCCAGCCAGCCGGCGTAGACGCCGTCGGCGGGGATCATGCCCTCGGAGGCACTGGCCAGGTTGGCGGTGGGGAAGCCCAGGTCGCGGCCGCGTGCTGCACCGTGGACCACTTCACCGAGCACGGCGTGGGGACGGCCGAGCACCTCTGCGGCGGCGGCCACGTCCCCGGCGTCGAGTGCCTCGCGCACCCAGGTGGATGAGCACCGGCGCGAGGTCTCGGCCACGGTGTGACCGGAGAGCGCGAAATCGTCCACGCCCAGCACGCTGAAGCCGTACCGCTCGCCGAGTTCGACCATGGTCTCGAAGTTGCCCGAGTTGCCGCGTCCGAAGCGGACATCATGACCGATCACGACCACGGAGACATTGAGCAGGTCCACGAAATAGGTCTTCACGAACTCTTCGGCGGTGAGTCCTGCCAGGTCCAGGTTGTAGTGCAGCACGAGCAGCGCATCGATGCCGGACTCGGAGAGGCGCTGGACCTTCTCCGCGGTGCCGGTGAGCATCACCGGGCAGTCGTCGGGGCGGTGGACCTGCAGCGGGTGCGGGTCGAAGGTGATGGCCACGGCCTGCGTGTCTTCTTCGCTGTGGGCAGCGGCAACAAGCTGGGAGAGCACCTCCTGGTGACCCAGGTGGACGCCGTCGAAATTGCCGATGGTCACTGCGGTGGGTCCTAGTCCCTGGGGGACTTCTTCGCGACCGTTCCAGAACTGCACGTCCGAAAGCCTATCGCTCATGCCTGGGTGCCGCGCGCGGCGGAGCGTCCGGGGCGGTGGCGCAGCAGCCAGAACAGTCCGATGAAGGGCAGCACCAGCGGCACGAAGGCGTAGCCCTCACCGAAGTGGGACCACACGGTCGCCTCGTTGAACAGCTCCGGCTGCAGGTAGGTCCAGAGTCCGACGCCGAGCACCCCGGTCAGTTCGACCAGGACGGCGATCAGCGCGATGAGCCAGGCGCGCGCACCGATGCGGGCCAGGGCCAGGGTGGCGACGATGTAGACCGCCGCGGCGAACCCGCTGAGCGCGTACGCCACCGGGGAGGCCTCGAAGTCTGTGAGGATCTGATAAAGCGCCCGGGCGAAGGAGGAGACGGCGAAGATGCCGTAGGCGGTGATGATGAGCATGCCGACACCGCGGTTGCGCGGCGTGGGGGTCTTAGCACCGGTGCTGGCGGGGCCGCCGTCGGTGCGGGCGGCGGTGGCCCGGTCGCCGTCGGTGCGGGCCTGGCCGCCGTCGGCCGTGGTACTGCTCAAGTTCTCGCTCATAGCGCGCTTCCCCACCAGATCTCCTCCAAGCGGTAGATCATCACGAATACGACGAGCCCGACGAAGCTCATCACCAGGTTGGACCAGCGGGTCTTGTCGATCATGGCCCAGACGAACACTCCCACCGGGAGCATCAGTGCAGTGACAATATAGCCCCAGAACTCCCAGGCCTCTCCCGTGATCGAGGCGCCGGCGGCCTGCCGGATTCCGGCGTAGACCGCGTAGACGATCAGGTAGAGCTCGATCAGCCCCAGCGAGATGATCGAGGAATCAGCCGGGTGATCGCGCACCGCGGTCATGACCCAGCACACCACGACCGACAGTGCGCAGACGAGGGTGCCTATGAGGAACATCACCGTCATGCAGTGGATTCCTCGGACTGTGTCGGGGTCTCCGCGGGGGCGGTGGGCGCTGCTGCCGCGGTCGAACCTGACGCCGCAGCGGGGGCGGTGGCGGGGGCGAAGACCAGCTCGGGCTTGGCCTGGTAGCTGCTGGACTCGGCCGCGTCGGCGGCGTCGGGTGAGGCCGAGGCCCCCTTCTTGGCGGGGACGTCGCGCAGCAGAGCCACCAGATCACCCTCGGGGCTGAAGGCGGCCGTGAGCTGGGGGGCCTCACCCGTGCCGGAGGCCGTCACGCGCCGCCCGAAGCCGAGGTTCGCGGTCTCCTCGGCGGTGAGCTCGCGGGCGGGGAAGAGCTGAGCGGCCGCCTCGGCCAGACCGATATAGCCGAAGTCCTCACCCAGCTGTTCCAAGGTGAGGGTCTGATCGATGCTGTAGGGACCCACGGCGGTGCGGCGCAGCGCGGTGAGATGGCCGCCCACCTCGAGCGCTTCGCCCAGGTCTCGGGCCAGCGCGCGGACGTAGGTGCCGGAGGAGACCCGCACCTCGATGTCCACGTCGATCAGCTTGCCGCCCTCGATCCGGCGGATGTCGAGAACCTCGAAGCTATGCACGGTGATCGCCCGGGAGTTCAGCTCCACCTCTTCACCGGCCCGCGCCCGGTCGTAGGCGCGCCGACCGTCCACCTTGATCGCAGAGACCGTCGCCGGGACCTGCTGGATCTCGCCGGTGAGTCGGGCCACCTCGGCGTGGATGTCCTCGGCGCCCACCGCATTGGCGAACCGGGTCTGCAGAAGCTCGCCCTCGGCGTCGTCGGTGGTGGTGGACTGGCCCAGCCGCATGGTGGCGGTATAGGTCTTGTCCACCCCGACGATGTGGGTGAGCAGCCGCGTGGCGCGGTTGATGCCGACCACCAGCACGCCGGTGGCCATCGGGTCCAATGTCCCCGCGTGGCCGACCTTGCGCGTTCCCGCGAGCTTGCGGAGGCGCCCGACCACGTCGTGGCTGGTCCAGCCCGCAGGCTTGTCCACCAGGACGAGGCCGGAGCCGACCTCCAGCTCCTCGGGCTTCTGCTTCTTACCCATGGGTGCTCAGTTGGCCTCGGATGCGCGGCGAGTGCCGGACCCGTCGTCGTCCTCGGAGGACTCGTCCTCCTCGACCTGCCAGCGGTAG
The nucleotide sequence above comes from Nesterenkonia halotolerans. Encoded proteins:
- the truB gene encoding tRNA pseudouridine(55) synthase TruB; the encoded protein is MGKKQKPEELEVGSGLVLVDKPAGWTSHDVVGRLRKLAGTRKVGHAGTLDPMATGVLVVGINRATRLLTHIVGVDKTYTATMRLGQSTTTDDAEGELLQTRFANAVGAEDIHAEVARLTGEIQQVPATVSAIKVDGRRAYDRARAGEEVELNSRAITVHSFEVLDIRRIEGGKLIDVDIEVRVSSGTYVRALARDLGEALEVGGHLTALRRTAVGPYSIDQTLTLEQLGEDFGYIGLAEAAAQLFPARELTAEETANLGFGRRVTASGTGEAPQLTAAFSPEGDLVALLRDVPAKKGASASPDAADAAESSSYQAKPELVFAPATAPAAASGSTAAAAPTAPAETPTQSEESTA
- a CDS encoding class I SAM-dependent methyltransferase; its protein translation is MPSRPKSRPGQPALITDPDRRRRLGASFSTDTSLQEAWRYDAVRPRYPREVVARMLALSPAAHPVVADLGAGTGILTRALLEHGADVHAVEPSIAMTEVLAARSAELLRNQTSPRLQVHRTTAEATGLEEASCDVVVAAQAWHWFDDALVQQEVRRILRPGGVLAVVANYLDTSVPWVHRLTRIMRAGDVYRPGWTPAVDPALFGAWTTQETRWERAITPEEIRTLSTTLSSWLSADGPARERRRANLDWYLDEHLELSPGEPVQLPYLTVLHTSVLPGPT
- a CDS encoding bifunctional riboflavin kinase/FAD synthetase; its protein translation is MQFWNGREEVPQGLGPTAVTIGNFDGVHLGHQEVLSQLVAAAHSEEDTQAVAITFDPHPLQVHRPDDCPVMLTGTAEKVQRLSESGIDALLVLHYNLDLAGLTAEEFVKTYFVDLLNVSVVVIGHDVRFGRGNSGNFETMVELGERYGFSVLGVDDFALSGHTVAETSRRCSSTWVREALDAGDVAAAAEVLGRPHAVLGEVVHGAARGRDLGFPTANLASASEGMIPADGVYAGWLEDAAGARWPAAISVGSNPTFHGLERVVESHVIDRPTEAVEDFDLYGQHVRVEFVQRLRGMVAYEGAAKLVEQMHQDVAQTRQVLAGLPID